A single genomic interval of Oceanibaculum nanhaiense harbors:
- a CDS encoding RNA polymerase sigma factor — protein MTPHLKNRPVKRQLGQSSLAGHGRQQDIEPLDPKLTAILTASRTQFLRYLQHRLGDRDEAEDVLQDFHMRVLAKASQIRDTGSTMAWLRAVLKSVLADHFRRAAAERNARQLMVADWLATNTEQEMIPTEEEGFDRIACNCFYKLLPTLKREYADALMRIDLAQEPREDVARSLGITAGNMRVRLHRARRALKETLKRSCWRCRAHDCFGQCGPPGGPERGNTRSTCEL, from the coding sequence ATGACACCGCACTTGAAGAATCGGCCCGTCAAGCGACAGCTTGGCCAGTCGTCGTTGGCCGGGCATGGACGCCAACAGGATATCGAACCGCTCGATCCGAAACTTACGGCGATACTCACGGCGAGCCGCACGCAGTTTCTACGTTATCTCCAACATCGCCTCGGCGACCGGGACGAGGCCGAAGACGTGCTCCAGGACTTCCATATGAGGGTCCTTGCCAAAGCCAGCCAGATCAGGGACACGGGCTCTACCATGGCTTGGCTGCGTGCAGTGCTCAAATCGGTGCTTGCCGATCACTTCCGTCGCGCGGCAGCGGAAAGAAACGCTCGCCAACTGATGGTAGCCGACTGGTTGGCGACAAACACTGAACAGGAGATGATTCCGACCGAGGAAGAAGGTTTCGATCGCATTGCATGCAACTGCTTTTACAAGCTGCTGCCCACGTTGAAGCGGGAATATGCGGATGCTCTCATGCGGATCGACCTGGCGCAGGAGCCGCGCGAGGACGTCGCCCGCTCCCTTGGCATTACGGCGGGCAATATGAGAGTCCGGTTGCACCGTGCGCGTCGTGCCTTGAAGGAAACACTCAAACGCTCATGCTGGCGGTGCCGGGCGCACGATTGCTTCGGGCAATGTGGGCCGCCGGGTGGGCCAGAACGAGGGAATACACGCTCGACTTGCGAACTGTAA
- a CDS encoding DUF2933 domain-containing protein has protein sequence MAWLAENWVWVLIGIAFVAMHLFGHGGHGGHGGHSGGGESSRRPRNENETDRSGQHRH, from the coding sequence ATGGCTTGGCTGGCAGAGAACTGGGTTTGGGTCCTGATCGGAATCGCGTTCGTCGCGATGCATCTTTTCGGGCACGGCGGCCATGGCGGTCACGGAGGTCACAGTGGGGGCGGTGAATCGAGCCGGCGCCCGAGAAATGAAAACGAGACGGATCGGTCCGGGCAGCACCGGCACTGA
- a CDS encoding DUF5676 family membrane protein, whose product MLNTKLVTWALGIWTSITFVVCVIYGLVTPQSLHMSAFLEQVLPAFKWLTWWGFLLGLTESFLYGAYAGLVFCPVYNWLHRRWGAT is encoded by the coding sequence ATGCTGAACACGAAGCTGGTCACATGGGCGTTGGGGATCTGGACAAGCATCACATTCGTGGTTTGCGTGATCTACGGTCTTGTGACACCGCAGAGCCTTCATATGAGCGCATTTCTTGAGCAGGTCCTGCCGGCCTTCAAATGGCTGACGTGGTGGGGTTTCCTGCTTGGTCTGACCGAAAGCTTCCTTTACGGCGCCTACGCCGGGCTTGTGTTCTGCCCGGTTTACAACTGGCTGCATCGGCGCTGGGGCGCGACATGA
- a CDS encoding heavy metal translocating P-type ATPase, whose protein sequence is MKTTVIEVAGLVSVLSARGVEKRLARLPGVRKAEVNYVAGSATVVYDEKRTDLKAIKAKVAECGYHCGGELVPKHVCETEDPPAESVAVAMPAHEHHAKAGRAKAEAGKAPAVDHAAHEMGHGGGMSMEAMVRDMRNRFWIALVFSIPIFVYSPMGGLFTPPAPPFGLRLDIWLFFLASAAVLYPSWPFFVAAWRALRNGVLNMAVLVVLSVGTGYIFSVGATFFFPGVQFYEAVAVLLVFILLGHWLEMRARAGASDAIRSLMDLAPPMAIVLRDGREIEVPTAEVLKDDTVVIRPGNKIPVDGEILEGESQVDESMLTGESMPVAKKPGDSVIGATINKSGSFKYRATKVGADTALAQIVKLVQEAQNSKAPAQLLADRASQWLVLIAVVIGLATFATWFWWVGEPLLFALTLTITVFVIACPDALGLATPMAVMVGTGLGAMNGILFKNAGALEDATKLDVIVFDKTGTLTMGEPDVVEVVVSSDMTEDKVLALAATVEQGSDHPLAQAILKHAGDMQKAQLTGFENIEGKGARAEIDGQEVLLGNRRLMDERKVAMDALEPEAKRLQGAGQTVVHIARSGQLVGLIAIADAPRPTAAPMVAKLRERGVEVAMLTGDNQATADRIAAGLGITTVLADVLPGQKADKVKELQDQGKRVGMVGDGVNDAPALTQADVGFAIGAGTDVAIESADVVLMKSDPYDVVGAIELSRATLRKMHQNLFWAVAYNVVAFPAAAGVFYPFVISPEVAALAMSGSSALVAVNAMLLKRTRLEGIHAAPRKA, encoded by the coding sequence ATGAAAACGACCGTCATCGAGGTCGCGGGGCTGGTCTCCGTGCTTAGCGCCCGGGGCGTAGAAAAACGGCTCGCCCGGCTTCCCGGCGTTCGCAAGGCCGAGGTGAACTACGTCGCCGGCAGCGCCACCGTCGTCTACGACGAAAAGCGCACGGACCTCAAGGCGATCAAGGCGAAGGTGGCCGAGTGCGGCTATCACTGCGGCGGCGAACTCGTGCCGAAGCATGTCTGCGAGACCGAGGATCCGCCGGCTGAGAGCGTCGCCGTTGCGATGCCCGCGCACGAGCACCATGCGAAGGCGGGCAGGGCGAAGGCGGAAGCCGGAAAAGCGCCCGCCGTAGATCATGCGGCGCACGAGATGGGCCATGGCGGCGGCATGAGCATGGAAGCCATGGTTCGCGACATGCGCAACCGCTTCTGGATCGCGCTGGTTTTCAGCATACCGATTTTCGTCTACTCGCCGATGGGCGGGCTGTTCACGCCGCCTGCGCCGCCGTTCGGGCTGCGCTTGGACATCTGGCTCTTCTTCCTGGCGAGCGCCGCCGTGCTCTATCCGAGTTGGCCGTTCTTCGTCGCCGCCTGGCGGGCGCTGCGCAACGGCGTCCTCAACATGGCGGTGCTGGTCGTCCTGTCGGTGGGCACCGGATACATCTTCAGTGTCGGCGCCACCTTCTTTTTTCCCGGCGTTCAGTTCTACGAAGCGGTCGCCGTGCTCTTGGTTTTTATTCTGCTCGGCCATTGGCTGGAGATGCGCGCCCGAGCGGGGGCTTCCGACGCCATCCGCTCGCTGATGGATCTCGCACCGCCCATGGCCATTGTACTGCGCGACGGCCGCGAAATCGAGGTCCCCACCGCGGAAGTACTTAAAGACGATACGGTCGTGATCCGGCCCGGCAACAAGATCCCCGTCGACGGTGAAATCCTCGAGGGCGAGTCGCAGGTGGACGAATCCATGCTCACCGGCGAGTCCATGCCGGTGGCGAAGAAGCCCGGCGATAGCGTCATCGGTGCGACGATCAACAAGAGCGGCAGCTTTAAGTACCGCGCCACCAAGGTGGGCGCCGACACGGCGCTCGCCCAGATCGTCAAGCTCGTGCAGGAGGCGCAGAACTCCAAAGCGCCGGCACAGCTGCTTGCCGACCGGGCTTCGCAATGGCTGGTGCTGATCGCGGTCGTCATTGGCCTTGCGACCTTCGCCACCTGGTTCTGGTGGGTCGGCGAGCCCTTGCTGTTCGCCTTGACGCTGACGATCACGGTCTTCGTGATTGCCTGCCCGGACGCCTTGGGGTTGGCGACGCCGATGGCGGTGATGGTGGGTACGGGCCTCGGTGCCATGAACGGGATCCTGTTCAAGAACGCCGGCGCCCTGGAGGATGCGACCAAGCTCGATGTCATCGTCTTCGACAAGACCGGGACGTTGACGATGGGCGAACCGGACGTGGTCGAGGTTGTCGTGTCGTCCGACATGACAGAAGACAAGGTCTTGGCCTTGGCGGCGACCGTCGAGCAAGGCTCCGACCATCCGTTGGCGCAGGCGATTTTGAAGCACGCGGGCGACATGCAGAAGGCGCAATTGACCGGCTTCGAGAACATCGAAGGCAAGGGTGCGCGGGCGGAAATCGATGGGCAGGAGGTGTTGCTCGGCAACCGCCGGCTGATGGACGAACGCAAGGTCGCGATGGACGCGCTTGAACCCGAGGCGAAGCGGTTGCAAGGCGCCGGTCAGACGGTGGTTCATATCGCGCGTTCCGGACAACTGGTCGGTCTGATCGCCATCGCTGATGCGCCCCGGCCGACCGCTGCCCCGATGGTGGCGAAGCTGCGCGAACGCGGCGTCGAGGTGGCGATGCTCACCGGCGACAATCAGGCGACGGCCGACCGGATCGCGGCGGGCCTTGGCATCACGACGGTCCTGGCCGACGTGCTGCCGGGCCAGAAGGCGGACAAGGTGAAGGAGCTGCAAGATCAGGGCAAGCGGGTCGGTATGGTCGGCGACGGTGTCAACGACGCACCCGCCCTGACTCAGGCTGACGTGGGGTTCGCCATCGGGGCGGGCACGGACGTCGCGATCGAGAGCGCCGATGTGGTGTTAATGAAAAGCGACCCCTACGACGTCGTGGGCGCAATCGAGTTGTCGCGCGCGACGCTGCGCAAGATGCACCAGAACCTTTTTTGGGCTGTGGCCTACAACGTCGTCGCGTTTCCCGCGGCAGCCGGCGTTTTCTATCCCTTTGTCATCAGTCCCGAGGTCGCGGCCCTTGCCATGTCGGGGAGTTCGGCCCTGGTGGCGGTGAACGCCATGCTGCTGAAACGAACGCGGCTGGAGGGCATTCATGCCGCGCCCCGCAAAGCCTGA
- a CDS encoding YHS domain-containing protein: MIVTDPVCGMRLALEKAAAQHEHEGWAYFFCSNACHKLFLAAPERYSSSRRQVSPAQVDKEP; this comes from the coding sequence ATGATCGTCACAGACCCGGTATGCGGCATGCGTCTGGCGCTGGAGAAGGCCGCGGCCCAGCACGAGCATGAGGGCTGGGCCTATTTCTTCTGCTCGAATGCCTGTCACAAGCTCTTTCTGGCGGCGCCGGAGCGATATTCTTCGAGTCGCCGCCAAGTCTCGCCGGCACAGGTCGACAAAGAACCCTAG
- a CDS encoding NAD(P)/FAD-dependent oxidoreductase yields the protein MTVVGAGVAGLACAILLARAGQSVIVREWHNTVGSRFHGDFQGLENWSDDRDILDELRVAGIETSFEAHPVREGTAFDAWGQAYPICGERPLYYLVRRGGEGSLELALLKQAIGAGAEVRFGDRVADPVGSTILAVGPRTADAIAAGYVFETDRPNGNWIAFNDRLAPLGYAYLLIHAGRGTVASCMFTGFKRQAEHVERTVAFFREKAGLEMCDPKPFGGFANFRLPRTALQGGHPVVGEQAGFQDALAGFGMRYALRSGILAARSLLEGTDYTRLWRQELLPLLRTGVSNRFIFNNAGARGRRWALRGMSRSNTAAKLRRLYRPSVLTRLVYPLAVWRYRAPLGDPSCDHVACACVWCRHGVGHAAPSDV from the coding sequence GTGACCGTCGTCGGCGCCGGCGTGGCGGGGCTCGCTTGCGCCATCCTGCTGGCCCGAGCCGGTCAGTCGGTCATCGTGCGGGAATGGCACAACACGGTCGGAAGCCGATTCCATGGGGATTTTCAGGGCCTGGAGAACTGGAGCGACGACCGGGACATCCTCGACGAGCTGCGCGTCGCTGGCATTGAGACAAGCTTCGAGGCTCATCCCGTCCGCGAAGGCACTGCCTTCGACGCTTGGGGTCAAGCCTATCCGATATGCGGCGAGCGACCCCTTTACTATCTCGTCCGTCGCGGCGGCGAAGGCAGCCTGGAGCTCGCCCTGCTCAAGCAGGCCATCGGCGCCGGCGCCGAGGTGCGGTTCGGCGACCGCGTCGCAGATCCGGTCGGGTCGACCATTCTCGCGGTCGGGCCAAGGACTGCCGACGCCATCGCTGCCGGCTATGTCTTCGAGACCGATCGGCCGAACGGCAACTGGATCGCCTTCAATGATCGGCTCGCGCCGCTCGGCTACGCCTATCTCCTGATCCACGCCGGCCGCGGCACGGTGGCGAGCTGCATGTTCACCGGCTTCAAGCGGCAGGCGGAACATGTCGAACGCACGGTGGCCTTCTTCCGCGAGAAGGCAGGGCTTGAAATGTGCGATCCCAAGCCGTTCGGCGGTTTCGCCAACTTTCGTCTGCCGCGCACCGCTCTGCAGGGAGGGCATCCCGTGGTCGGAGAGCAGGCCGGGTTCCAGGACGCGCTCGCCGGCTTCGGCATGCGCTATGCTCTGCGCTCGGGCATTCTCGCGGCTCGTAGCCTGCTCGAGGGAACTGACTACACGCGGCTCTGGCGTCAAGAGCTTCTGCCGCTGCTCAGAACGGGCGTCAGCAACCGGTTCATCTTTAACAACGCGGGCGCGCGCGGGCGGCGCTGGGCGCTGCGCGGGATGAGCCGCTCCAATACGGCGGCGAAGCTGCGACGCCTTTATCGGCCGTCGGTCCTGACCCGTCTCGTCTACCCGCTTGCAGTTTGGCGCTACCGGGCGCCGCTCGGCGATCCGAGTTGCGATCATGTGGCCTGCGCCTGTGTCTGGTGCCGCCACGGCGTAGGCCATGCCGCGCCAAGCGACGTTTAG
- a CDS encoding bifunctional enoyl-CoA hydratase/phosphate acetyltransferase yields MVNQAETLKDLVEAAQAHAPIRVAVVAADQGLVLETVREAASLGLIEPRLIGDPDGILACAKDAHVEIDRAAIVNAKSDAEAARAGVDLVRTGDADAVMKGNIHTDAFMRALLDKDRGLRVPGQRVSHVFMVDIPTYPKLLAITDAAINITPDLTAKAQILQNAIEVLGLLGVETPKAAILSAVETVNPAITSTLDAACLTLMAKRGQIAGAIVDGPMAFDNAISADAAREKGIISGVAGDVDILLVPDLVSGNILAKNLEYLAGATAAGIVLGLSVPAVLSSRADPPAARLAALALTVLMHQPRAQRRETTEPESAIHCAPQPEDACCPIGA; encoded by the coding sequence ATGGTTAATCAAGCCGAGACCCTCAAGGATTTGGTAGAGGCGGCGCAAGCGCACGCGCCGATCCGCGTGGCCGTCGTCGCCGCCGATCAAGGACTTGTCCTCGAGACGGTGCGGGAAGCCGCCTCGCTTGGCCTGATCGAGCCCCGCCTTATCGGCGATCCCGACGGGATCCTCGCTTGCGCCAAGGACGCCCATGTGGAGATCGACCGGGCGGCGATCGTCAACGCGAAGAGCGACGCCGAAGCGGCGCGGGCGGGCGTCGATCTCGTTCGGACCGGAGACGCCGACGCGGTCATGAAAGGCAACATCCACACCGATGCCTTCATGCGGGCGCTTCTCGACAAGGACCGCGGATTGCGGGTCCCGGGCCAGCGGGTCAGCCACGTGTTCATGGTCGATATCCCGACCTACCCCAAGCTCCTCGCGATCACGGACGCGGCCATCAACATCACGCCTGATCTCACCGCCAAGGCGCAGATTCTTCAGAACGCCATCGAGGTCTTGGGACTGCTGGGCGTGGAGACGCCCAAGGCCGCTATCCTGTCGGCGGTCGAGACCGTCAACCCGGCCATTACATCGACCCTGGACGCCGCCTGTCTGACCCTGATGGCCAAGCGGGGACAGATCGCCGGCGCCATCGTCGATGGGCCCATGGCCTTCGACAACGCGATCTCGGCCGATGCCGCGCGAGAAAAAGGCATCATCTCGGGGGTCGCCGGCGATGTCGATATCCTGTTGGTGCCCGATCTCGTCTCCGGCAACATTCTGGCCAAGAACCTCGAGTATCTGGCCGGCGCCACGGCCGCGGGTATCGTCTTGGGTCTGTCGGTGCCAGCTGTGCTCAGTTCGCGCGCGGACCCCCCGGCCGCACGCCTCGCCGCGCTAGCGCTCACTGTCCTAATGCATCAACCCCGGGCGCAAAGGAGGGAAACAACGGAGCCGGAATCGGCCATCCATTGCGCACCCCAGCCCGAAGACGCTTGCTGTCCGATCGGAGCCTGA
- a CDS encoding SHOCT domain-containing protein, which translates to MEIYMMARLKAALFVFPSAFVSLPALAQAPADRPGYWHPDWGWGHMIFGSLMMILFWGGIILLIILAVRWIGGGPSGEHASPAARKTPVDILQERFARGEIDKDEFEERKRLLSD; encoded by the coding sequence ATGGAGATTTACATGATGGCAAGACTAAAGGCGGCCCTGTTCGTATTCCCGAGCGCCTTCGTATCGCTGCCGGCCCTGGCGCAGGCGCCGGCTGATCGGCCGGGTTACTGGCATCCGGACTGGGGATGGGGTCATATGATTTTTGGTTCGCTCATGATGATCTTGTTCTGGGGCGGCATAATCCTGCTGATTATCCTTGCGGTCCGCTGGATAGGCGGCGGGCCCTCCGGTGAACACGCGTCTCCGGCCGCGCGCAAGACGCCGGTCGACATCCTTCAGGAGCGCTTCGCCAGAGGTGAAATCGACAAGGACGAGTTCGAGGAGCGCAAACGGCTTCTGTCGGATTGA
- a CDS encoding PHA/PHB synthase family protein: MLQVPDDKRKGLDSTSPCPDDEARSRPSLDQPLHAALGRLTAGISPVALAQAYTDWAQHLLLSPDKQIELVGKAASKWARYLEYCPRACSDPHCEVCIEPLPQDKRFAGDPWQTWPYNAFYQGFLLTQQWWHNATTGVPGVSKHHEEVVSFVARQLLDMVSPANFPATNPEVLKATLDSAGQNLVHGAANFIEDWQRAVRGERPAGAEDFEVGRNLAVTPGKVIFRNELIELIQYAPATDKVHPEPVLIVPAWIMKYYILDLSPENSLVKYLVEKGHTVFMISWKNPAAEDRDLGLEDYRRLGVMAALDAVSVIIPEQRIHGAGYCLGGTLLSIAAAAMARDGDERLATLTLFAAQTDFTEAGELMLFIDEAQVSFLEDIMAEQGYLDTKQMAGAFQLLRSNDLIWSAMVQNYLLGERRPLFDLMAWNADATRMPARMHSEYLRQLFLDNDLADERYCIDGRPVSLRDIRIPIFAVSTLSDHVAPWRSVYKIHAQTNADVTFVLSNGGHNAGIVSPPGNAKRYHQIATHDDLAAYLDPDSWQTQAVHHDGSWWPCWQGWLAEHSGEPIKPLRLGAPRKGYRPLGDAPGAYVREP; encoded by the coding sequence ATGCTGCAGGTGCCAGACGATAAGCGAAAGGGACTCGACAGTACGTCGCCTTGTCCCGATGACGAGGCGAGGTCCCGGCCGTCTCTGGATCAACCCCTACACGCGGCGCTCGGGCGGCTCACTGCCGGGATTTCGCCGGTGGCGCTTGCTCAGGCCTATACGGATTGGGCCCAGCATCTCCTGCTATCGCCCGACAAGCAGATAGAACTGGTCGGGAAGGCGGCGAGCAAGTGGGCGCGCTATCTGGAATACTGTCCGCGGGCTTGCTCGGATCCTCATTGTGAGGTCTGTATCGAGCCCCTGCCGCAGGACAAGCGCTTTGCCGGCGATCCGTGGCAGACATGGCCATACAATGCGTTCTATCAGGGCTTCCTCCTGACCCAGCAATGGTGGCACAACGCCACGACCGGCGTCCCCGGAGTCTCCAAGCATCATGAGGAGGTTGTCTCCTTCGTCGCCCGGCAACTCCTCGACATGGTCTCTCCGGCGAATTTTCCGGCGACCAACCCCGAGGTCCTGAAGGCGACTCTCGACAGCGCCGGCCAGAACCTGGTTCATGGGGCCGCCAATTTTATCGAAGACTGGCAACGCGCCGTCAGGGGCGAGCGGCCGGCCGGCGCGGAGGATTTCGAGGTCGGCCGGAACCTTGCGGTGACGCCCGGCAAGGTGATCTTCCGCAACGAATTGATCGAGCTGATCCAATACGCGCCGGCGACGGACAAAGTTCATCCCGAGCCGGTCCTGATCGTGCCGGCCTGGATCATGAAATACTACATCCTCGACCTCAGCCCCGAGAACTCGCTGGTGAAGTACCTGGTCGAGAAGGGCCACACGGTCTTCATGATCTCCTGGAAGAACCCGGCGGCGGAGGACCGCGACCTCGGTCTGGAAGACTACCGCAGGCTCGGAGTCATGGCCGCGCTCGACGCGGTCTCCGTGATCATCCCGGAGCAGCGGATCCACGGCGCTGGCTACTGCCTCGGCGGCACACTCCTGTCGATCGCCGCGGCGGCCATGGCCCGCGACGGCGACGAACGGCTGGCGACTCTGACCCTGTTCGCCGCGCAGACCGATTTCACGGAAGCCGGCGAGCTGATGCTGTTCATCGATGAGGCCCAGGTCAGTTTCCTCGAGGACATTATGGCGGAGCAGGGCTACCTCGATACCAAGCAGATGGCCGGCGCCTTCCAACTGTTGCGCTCCAACGACCTGATCTGGTCGGCCATGGTGCAGAACTATCTCTTGGGCGAGCGCCGTCCGCTGTTCGACTTGATGGCGTGGAACGCAGATGCGACGCGCATGCCGGCCAGGATGCACTCGGAGTATCTCCGGCAGCTGTTCCTCGACAACGATCTGGCGGACGAGCGCTACTGCATCGACGGCCGCCCGGTTTCGCTGCGTGACATCCGTATCCCGATCTTCGCCGTCAGCACCCTCTCCGACCACGTCGCCCCCTGGCGGTCAGTCTATAAGATCCACGCCCAAACTAATGCCGATGTCACCTTCGTGCTGTCCAACGGCGGCCACAATGCCGGCATCGTCAGCCCGCCCGGCAACGCCAAACGCTATCACCAAATCGCCACGCACGACGACCTCGCCGCTTATCTAGATCCGGACAGCTGGCAGACGCAGGCGGTCCACCATGACGGCTCTTGGTGGCCCTGCTGGCAGGGCTGGCTCGCCGAACATTCGGGCGAGCCCATCAAGCCGCTCCGGCTGGGCGCGCCGCGCAAGGGCTATCGGCCCCTGGGCGACGCGCCCGGCGCCTATGTGCGCGAACCGTGA
- the fabI gene encoding enoyl-ACP reductase FabI: protein MEVIDLKGRKGLVVGIANEHSLAWSAAQHFRNAGADLAMTYLNDKAKPFVEPLAREAGASLFLPCDVAEPGQLEAVFEAIDKEWGRLDFLLHAIAWARKEDLHGRLTDCSADGFAESMLISCHSLIRMAKLAEPLMDKGGSLMTLSYYGAEKVVDHYNVMGPVKAALEASVRYLAHELGRRSIRVNAISAGAVATRAASGIEHFDELLNETVRKAPLRRTVDACEVGRAALMLASDYTSAITGETLYVDAGFHIEGMVFH, encoded by the coding sequence ATGGAAGTCATCGATCTTAAGGGCCGGAAAGGCCTTGTGGTCGGCATAGCCAACGAGCACAGCCTTGCCTGGTCGGCGGCCCAGCATTTCCGGAACGCAGGGGCCGATCTGGCCATGACCTATCTGAACGACAAGGCCAAGCCGTTCGTCGAACCGCTCGCCCGCGAGGCCGGAGCATCGCTGTTCCTGCCTTGTGACGTTGCCGAGCCGGGTCAGTTGGAGGCTGTGTTCGAAGCGATAGATAAGGAATGGGGCCGGCTGGATTTCCTGCTGCATGCGATCGCCTGGGCCCGCAAGGAGGACCTGCACGGACGGCTGACCGATTGTTCGGCCGACGGCTTCGCCGAGTCCATGCTTATCTCCTGCCATTCTTTGATCCGCATGGCGAAGCTCGCCGAACCGCTCATGGACAAGGGCGGCAGCCTGATGACGTTGAGCTATTACGGCGCCGAGAAAGTGGTCGACCACTACAATGTGATGGGCCCGGTCAAGGCCGCGCTCGAGGCCTCGGTCCGCTACCTGGCGCATGAACTCGGGCGCCGCTCGATCCGGGTTAACGCGATCTCCGCGGGCGCGGTTGCAACCCGGGCCGCCTCTGGCATCGAACATTTCGATGAACTGTTGAACGAGACCGTTCGCAAGGCGCCGCTGCGGCGTACCGTGGACGCCTGCGAAGTGGGGCGCGCCGCCCTCATGCTGGCAAGCGACTATACGAGCGCCATTACCGGGGAAACCCTCTATGTCGACGCGGGATTTCACATCGAGGGGATGGTATTTCACTGA